The Spirochaetaceae bacterium genome includes a region encoding these proteins:
- a CDS encoding bifunctional ornithine acetyltransferase/N-acetylglutamate synthase: MGNTSEVYDTASAYRAALQRRALVPRGFRFAVAATEFTPAELGAEAQPLPIKLTAILAPAASAAWAAVLTRNRVTGAPVEVVRGHRGRPVRGMVINNKVANVCAAGGEAAARNVLASVGDALGVPGTELLPASTGVIGWQLPVEALAAAAPELAANLGVSTAPEAAEAIMTTDAYPKLRSAVTPSGHRVLGIAKGAGMIEPDMGTMLAFIVTDAPATADELQEELERAARSSFNAITVDGDQSTSDMAVLLSSAEREPDAPRVAGLGAAVRQVCAALAGDIVRNGEGTRHVIEIAVTSRLPEADALAVAKAVGNGPLVKTAVYGNDPNVGRIAGAVGDYLGSRPDLGHIGARDLTISLGDRQVFTAGAFTLGPALERDLSDYLVSCRCDSSGGFPPHDRVVRIGIRIDGAERSAAAAGGAPERRPRTVRVLASDLGYEYVRENADYRS, translated from the coding sequence GTGGGAAACACGTCTGAGGTCTACGACACCGCGAGCGCCTACCGGGCGGCGCTGCAGCGACGCGCACTGGTTCCGCGCGGCTTCCGTTTTGCGGTCGCCGCCACCGAGTTCACCCCGGCCGAGCTGGGCGCCGAAGCGCAGCCCCTGCCGATCAAGCTCACCGCCATCCTGGCGCCGGCCGCCAGCGCTGCCTGGGCGGCGGTGCTGACCCGCAATCGCGTTACCGGCGCGCCGGTGGAGGTCGTGCGCGGCCACCGCGGGCGGCCGGTGCGCGGCATGGTAATCAACAACAAGGTGGCCAACGTGTGCGCCGCCGGCGGCGAAGCGGCCGCGCGCAACGTGCTGGCGAGCGTCGGCGACGCGCTCGGCGTTCCGGGTACCGAACTGCTGCCGGCGTCTACCGGGGTGATCGGCTGGCAGCTCCCGGTGGAAGCTCTGGCGGCGGCGGCCCCGGAGCTCGCCGCCAACCTCGGCGTCAGCACCGCGCCGGAGGCGGCGGAGGCGATCATGACCACCGATGCCTACCCGAAGCTGCGTAGCGCGGTCACCCCCTCCGGGCACCGTGTGCTGGGCATCGCCAAGGGCGCCGGGATGATCGAGCCGGACATGGGCACCATGCTGGCGTTCATCGTCACCGATGCGCCGGCCACCGCGGACGAACTGCAGGAGGAGCTGGAGCGCGCCGCGCGGTCGTCGTTCAACGCCATCACCGTGGACGGCGACCAGAGCACCAGCGACATGGCGGTGCTGCTCAGCAGCGCGGAGCGAGAGCCGGACGCGCCGCGCGTGGCCGGCCTGGGCGCCGCCGTACGGCAGGTGTGCGCGGCGCTGGCCGGCGACATCGTGCGCAACGGCGAAGGCACCCGTCACGTCATCGAGATCGCGGTGACCTCGCGGCTGCCGGAGGCGGATGCGCTGGCGGTGGCCAAGGCGGTCGGCAACGGGCCGCTGGTGAAGACGGCGGTATACGGCAACGACCCCAACGTGGGGCGCATCGCGGGGGCGGTGGGCGACTACCTGGGCAGCCGGCCCGACCTGGGCCATATCGGCGCGCGCGACCTGACCATCTCGCTCGGCGACCGGCAGGTGTTCACGGCGGGCGCGTTCACCCTGGGGCCGGCGCTGGAGCGCGATCTGAGCGACTACCTGGTATCCTGCCGGTGCGACTCCAGCGGCGGCTTCCCTCCGCACGACCGGGTGGTGCGCATCGGCATCCGCATCGACGGCGCGGAACGTTCGGCGGCGGCTGCCGGCGGAGCGCCCGAGCGGCGGCCGCGCACCGTCCGCGTCCTGG
- the rmuC gene encoding DNA recombination protein RmuC gives MPMLSLELAAGAAAVAGVLVTLIVMAAVRAGGAGGGAVRRRVEQLDQLSRRLMRFEEALTVPRQRGAYGERLLEELLATWLPRSGFATQVTLPGGVRVDAMVRLGERNVAIDAKFPFEAVEDAAPDQPLSKAAARAIRRHVAAVGDKYVLPDAGTYNFALLYVPTDALYLRCFAGPEDDLLRAALQRRVVPVGPSGLYLYLHTVGHALRGVHLAGSALELADTLQRARDEVTALLDADARLESQLLQLGRGHAAARNRLRSLAVAVERLASSGNDIGNGARG, from the coding sequence ATGCCGATGTTGAGCCTGGAACTGGCGGCCGGCGCCGCCGCGGTGGCCGGCGTGCTGGTAACGCTGATCGTGATGGCCGCGGTGCGCGCCGGCGGCGCGGGCGGCGGCGCGGTGCGCCGGCGCGTGGAGCAACTCGACCAGCTCTCGCGGCGCCTGATGCGGTTCGAGGAGGCGCTCACCGTGCCCCGACAGCGCGGTGCGTACGGCGAGCGCCTGCTGGAGGAGCTGCTCGCCACCTGGCTGCCGCGCTCCGGCTTCGCCACCCAGGTCACGCTGCCGGGCGGGGTGCGCGTCGATGCCATGGTCCGCCTCGGCGAGCGCAACGTGGCGATCGACGCCAAGTTCCCGTTCGAGGCGGTGGAGGACGCCGCCCCCGACCAGCCGCTGAGCAAGGCCGCCGCGCGCGCCATCCGCCGCCACGTGGCCGCGGTCGGCGACAAGTACGTGCTGCCGGATGCCGGCACCTACAACTTCGCCCTGCTGTACGTGCCGACCGACGCGCTTTACCTGCGCTGCTTCGCCGGGCCGGAGGACGACCTTCTGCGCGCCGCCCTGCAGCGCCGCGTGGTGCCGGTGGGACCCTCGGGGCTGTACCTCTACCTGCACACCGTCGGCCACGCGCTGCGCGGCGTGCACCTGGCCGGGTCCGCGCTGGAGCTTGCCGACACGCTGCAGCGCGCCCGCGACGAGGTCACCGCGCTGCTCGACGCCGACGCGCGCCTGGAGAGCCAGCTCCTGCAACTCGGCCGCGGCCACGCCGCTGCCCGCAATCGGCTGCGCAGCCTCGCGGTTGCCGTGGAACGGCTCGCCAGCTCCGGCAACGACATCGGCAACGGCGCGCGCGGCTGA
- a CDS encoding endonuclease/exonuclease/phosphatase family protein, with protein MPFGRAAGAAAVLLLLAACTGSARTITVVTYNVENLFDADSDGGEYREFTRHGGWTEALYTAKLRAIGSALAAADRDGADLVALQEVEHYDAARRLVELELDGLGYRHVVWLPDPHNANGPVVLSKLPVRRVGALWVGGGLEDGLERPLRPILEVEVALGSDTEAPSLFLFNNHWKSKREGAAETEVYRRRAAALLAARIEEIGAADPAAEILVAGDLNESIDEYERQGRRYATALMPAAAPETEGGLRVTGTVPSAGRPTELFSPWLSHDAEAEPPGSYRYGGQWETIDHLLLGPGLFDERGLSYAGGGFAVIHDGLLDGEGAPRAFYRGPPAGGHSDHLPLRLELTLHAPAD; from the coding sequence GTGCCGTTCGGGCGCGCAGCCGGGGCGGCCGCCGTGTTACTGCTGCTGGCCGCCTGCACCGGCTCGGCGCGCACCATCACCGTGGTCACCTACAACGTCGAGAACCTGTTCGACGCCGACAGCGATGGCGGCGAATACCGTGAGTTCACCCGCCATGGAGGTTGGACTGAGGCACTGTATACGGCCAAGCTGCGCGCCATCGGCAGCGCGCTGGCCGCCGCCGACCGCGACGGTGCCGACTTGGTCGCGCTGCAGGAGGTGGAACATTACGATGCGGCGCGGCGGCTGGTGGAACTGGAGCTGGACGGTCTCGGCTACCGGCACGTAGTGTGGCTGCCCGACCCGCACAACGCCAACGGCCCGGTGGTGCTGTCCAAGCTGCCGGTGCGCCGGGTCGGGGCGCTGTGGGTGGGCGGCGGTCTGGAGGACGGCCTCGAACGCCCGTTGCGACCGATTCTGGAAGTGGAGGTGGCGCTCGGATCGGACACCGAGGCGCCGTCGCTGTTCCTGTTCAACAACCACTGGAAGTCGAAGCGGGAAGGCGCCGCCGAGACCGAGGTGTACCGGCGCCGCGCGGCGGCGCTGCTGGCCGCCCGGATCGAGGAGATCGGCGCGGCCGATCCGGCGGCGGAGATCCTGGTGGCCGGCGATCTGAACGAGTCGATAGACGAGTATGAACGCCAGGGCCGGCGTTACGCCACCGCGCTGATGCCGGCGGCCGCACCGGAGACCGAGGGCGGGCTGCGCGTCACCGGGACGGTCCCGAGCGCCGGCCGGCCGACGGAGCTGTTCAGCCCGTGGCTGTCCCATGACGCTGAGGCGGAACCGCCGGGGAGCTACCGGTACGGGGGCCAATGGGAGACGATAGATCACCTGCTGCTCGGGCCGGGGTTGTTCGATGAGCGCGGGCTGAGCTACGCGGGCGGCGGTTTCGCGGTGATCCACGACGGCCTGCTCGATGGCGAAGGCGCGCCGCGCGCGTTCTACCGCGGGCCGCCGGCGGGCGGCCACTCCGACCACCTGCCGCTGCGCCTCGAACTCACGCTGCACGCGCCCGCCGATTGA
- a CDS encoding phosphoribosylaminoimidazolesuccinocarboxamide synthase yields MRSYKVRDIVDLDDRLLVVTSDRVSAFDRVLTTIPCKGQVLNQLSAFWFRHTADIVANHLLREVTPRSMLVRRCSMLPVEVVVRGYLTGSAWRDYQRDGAVSGIRLPAGMRADERFPAPLLTPSTKPPPGEHDRPLPREELLAGGIVDGGLWERIEAVALQLYRRGVELAARSGLILVDTKYEFGTVGGELLLADEVHTPDSSRYWYGGEYAERFADGRPQRQLDKEFLRAWLMQRGYMGDGAPPEIPDDVRDGLGARYREAFRLLTGAELVPSALTEQDELAAYANLVRAVSAGD; encoded by the coding sequence GTGCGCTCCTACAAGGTGCGCGACATCGTGGATCTCGACGACCGGCTGCTGGTGGTAACCAGCGACCGGGTGTCGGCATTCGATCGCGTGCTGACCACCATTCCCTGCAAGGGACAGGTGCTGAACCAGCTTTCGGCGTTCTGGTTCCGGCACACCGCCGACATCGTGGCCAACCACCTGCTGCGCGAGGTGACGCCGCGCAGCATGCTGGTGCGGCGCTGTTCGATGCTGCCGGTCGAGGTGGTGGTGCGCGGCTACCTGACCGGCTCGGCGTGGCGCGACTACCAGCGCGACGGAGCGGTGTCCGGCATTCGGCTTCCCGCCGGGATGCGCGCCGACGAACGGTTCCCGGCGCCGCTGCTGACGCCGTCTACCAAGCCGCCGCCGGGGGAGCACGACCGGCCGCTGCCGCGCGAAGAACTGCTCGCCGGCGGCATCGTGGATGGCGGGCTGTGGGAACGCATCGAGGCGGTAGCGCTGCAGTTGTACCGGCGCGGCGTCGAGCTGGCCGCGCGCAGCGGGCTGATCCTGGTGGACACCAAGTACGAGTTCGGCACCGTGGGCGGCGAACTGCTGCTGGCCGACGAGGTGCACACCCCCGACAGCAGCCGGTACTGGTACGGCGGCGAATACGCCGAGCGCTTTGCCGACGGCCGCCCGCAGCGCCAGTTGGACAAGGAGTTTCTGCGCGCCTGGCTGATGCAGCGCGGCTACATGGGCGACGGAGCGCCGCCGGAGATTCCCGACGACGTGCGGGACGGGCTCGGCGCGCGCTACCGGGAGGCGTTCCGGCTGCTGACCGGCGCCGAGCTGGTGCCGTCCGCGCTCACCGAACAGGACGAGTTGGCCGCGTACGCGAATCTGGTCCGCGCCGTCTCGGCGGGCGACTGA
- a CDS encoding ATP-dependent Clp protease proteolytic subunit — protein sequence MRPYWYAGKDWYAGQGRHATGGWHAEDEQDEAGGEGRGGEAENPLLKQFLKTRTILLTGEVNKELAERVVRQLLLMEQEGDDPIKVFIDSPGGDADAGFAILDMMRFVRPPIKMIGMGLVASAGAIILLAAPKERRFALPNSRYLIHQPMAGFRGVGTEIEIQAKEIDLMRRKMNVLISQETGKPESEVEQDTDRDYWMGAQEALAYGLVGSIISSQDEL from the coding sequence GTGCGACCCTACTGGTACGCAGGAAAAGACTGGTACGCAGGACAAGGCCGGCATGCCACCGGCGGCTGGCATGCCGAAGATGAGCAGGACGAGGCGGGAGGGGAAGGTCGCGGCGGCGAGGCGGAAAACCCCCTGTTGAAGCAGTTCCTGAAGACGCGGACCATCCTGCTCACCGGCGAGGTCAACAAGGAGCTCGCCGAGCGGGTGGTGCGGCAGCTGCTGTTGATGGAGCAGGAGGGCGACGACCCGATCAAGGTGTTCATCGACAGCCCCGGCGGCGACGCCGATGCCGGTTTCGCGATCCTGGACATGATGCGGTTCGTGCGCCCGCCGATAAAGATGATCGGCATGGGGCTGGTGGCCAGCGCCGGTGCGATCATCCTGCTGGCGGCCCCCAAGGAGCGCCGCTTCGCGCTGCCCAACTCGCGCTACCTGATCCACCAGCCGATGGCCGGGTTCCGCGGTGTGGGCACCGAGATCGAGATTCAGGCCAAGGAGATCGACCTGATGCGGCGCAAGATGAACGTGCTGATTTCGCAGGAGACCGGCAAGCCGGAATCGGAGGTGGAGCAGGATACCGACCGCGACTACTGGATGGGCGCCCAGGAAGCGCTCGCGTACGGACTGGTCGGCAGCATCATCAGCTCTCAAGACGAGTTGTGA
- a CDS encoding FAD:protein FMN transferase gives MAAPARGRGLCSRLLRVPAGAAATPPPALAGRADSPRGLRPGPAAVAVVLALLALNGCSESLRQHEFAAMSTVVRVSVYGPSPDWQAFESAANAYAARYDHRDPASPVARLNRDGAAALDPLTAATLSRAVQLAEATGGAFDPTVLPVTRLWDFDGGGALPDEAALRAALERVDYRRLRVTGGTATLDGAELDLGAIGKGAVVDHLADWLAERGYRRFLLEAGGDVLVSDLKPDGAPWRIWIRHPRSADAPLAIATIGAAGERVALATSGDYVRFMERGGVRYHHILNPATGHPDSDAVSVSVIAGSATEADALATALFVLGSGGGELLRGYPGIEGVIMYRAGPELAALTSARFPALHGRINVN, from the coding sequence ATGGCCGCCCCCGCGCGCGGCCGGGGGCTGTGCAGCCGCCTGCTCCGCGTCCCCGCCGGCGCGGCCGCGACCCCCCCGCCCGCGCTGGCCGGCCGTGCAGACTCGCCGCGCGGCCTCCGGCCGGGCCCGGCCGCGGTTGCGGTCGTGCTTGCCCTGCTGGCGCTGAACGGCTGCAGCGAGTCGTTGCGGCAGCATGAATTCGCCGCCATGTCCACGGTGGTGCGCGTTTCGGTATACGGGCCGAGCCCCGACTGGCAGGCGTTCGAGAGCGCCGCCAACGCCTACGCCGCGCGCTACGACCACCGTGACCCGGCGAGCCCGGTAGCGCGGCTCAACCGCGACGGCGCGGCCGCGCTCGATCCCCTGACCGCCGCCACCCTGAGCCGCGCCGTGCAGTTGGCGGAGGCCACCGGCGGCGCGTTCGATCCCACCGTACTGCCGGTCACCCGGTTGTGGGACTTCGACGGTGGCGGCGCCTTGCCGGACGAAGCCGCCCTGCGCGCCGCGCTCGAACGGGTCGACTACCGCCGCCTGCGGGTGACCGGCGGCACGGCGACGCTGGACGGAGCGGAACTGGACCTGGGCGCCATCGGCAAGGGCGCCGTGGTGGATCACCTCGCCGACTGGCTCGCCGAACGCGGCTATCGGCGGTTTCTGCTGGAGGCGGGCGGCGACGTGCTGGTGTCGGACCTGAAGCCGGACGGCGCACCGTGGCGGATCTGGATCCGGCACCCGCGCTCCGCCGACGCCCCACTGGCGATCGCCACCATCGGCGCCGCGGGCGAGCGGGTGGCGCTGGCCACGTCCGGAGACTACGTGCGCTTCATGGAGCGTGGCGGCGTGCGCTACCATCACATCCTCAACCCGGCAACCGGCCATCCTGACAGTGACGCGGTGTCGGTGTCGGTAATTGCAGGAAGCGCGACCGAAGCGGACGCCCTTGCGACGGCGTTGTTCGTCCTGGGCAGCGGCGGCGGGGAGTTGCTGCGCGGCTACCCCGGAATCGAGGGGGTGATCATGTACCGCGCGGGCCCGGAGCTGGCGGCGCTGACCAGCGCACGGTTCCCGGCGCTGCACGGGCGCATCAATGTCAACTGA
- a CDS encoding pyridoxal phosphate-dependent aminotransferase family protein, with protein MSDLFAKCRGDGGYFGVYRAAGDKYVVRPILDSLPGPHMESGGRRVIMWGINSYLGLTGNERIKAAAEASVARYSTCTPMGSRLLTGNTTRHEALEQRLAEYCGKQASVLFNYGYLGVMGTISALIGPKDVVIIDKLSHASMIDGTILAMAGRRFRPFRHNDMDSLEQQLRAERERGAGGILIVIEGVYGMRGDLANLPDIAALARRYEARIFIDDAHGFGVMGAGGRGTAEHFGVQDEIDLYFGTFAKAFAAIGGVTAGDPEVIEYIRFNARTNVFAKALPMVYVDVLDATLDEILAHPEYRARMWHNAHALQRGLVELGYSIGDTQSPVTPVYIPSGPETGRAIMVMLREEYGVFLSGVTYPVVPRGINLFRMIPTALHTDQDVADTLAAFAEIRDRLKLDLASLNNLSLA; from the coding sequence ATGAGCGACTTGTTTGCCAAGTGCCGCGGCGACGGCGGGTACTTCGGCGTATACCGGGCGGCCGGCGACAAGTACGTCGTGCGGCCTATCCTGGACTCCCTGCCCGGGCCGCACATGGAATCGGGCGGGCGCCGGGTGATCATGTGGGGCATCAACAGCTACCTCGGCCTGACCGGCAACGAACGCATCAAGGCGGCCGCCGAAGCGTCGGTGGCGCGCTACTCCACCTGCACCCCGATGGGGTCGCGCCTGCTCACCGGCAACACGACCAGGCACGAGGCGCTGGAGCAGCGTCTGGCCGAATACTGCGGCAAGCAGGCCTCCGTGCTGTTCAACTACGGCTACCTCGGCGTGATGGGGACGATCTCCGCCCTGATCGGCCCCAAGGACGTGGTGATTATCGACAAGCTGTCGCACGCATCGATGATCGACGGCACCATCCTGGCGATGGCGGGGCGCCGTTTCCGGCCGTTCCGCCACAACGACATGGACAGTCTCGAGCAGCAACTCCGCGCCGAGCGCGAGCGCGGCGCCGGCGGCATCCTCATTGTGATCGAGGGCGTGTACGGGATGCGCGGCGATCTGGCCAATCTGCCCGACATCGCCGCCCTCGCGCGCCGCTACGAGGCGCGCATCTTCATCGACGACGCGCACGGCTTCGGGGTGATGGGCGCGGGCGGACGCGGCACCGCCGAGCATTTCGGCGTGCAGGACGAGATCGACCTCTACTTCGGCACCTTCGCCAAGGCGTTCGCGGCGATCGGTGGCGTCACCGCCGGCGACCCGGAGGTGATCGAGTACATTCGATTCAACGCGCGCACCAATGTGTTCGCCAAGGCGTTGCCGATGGTGTACGTGGACGTGCTCGACGCCACGCTCGACGAGATCCTGGCGCATCCGGAGTATCGCGCACGGATGTGGCACAACGCGCACGCCCTGCAGCGCGGCCTGGTCGAATTGGGCTACAGCATCGGCGACACCCAGTCGCCGGTGACGCCGGTGTACATTCCCTCCGGCCCGGAAACCGGGCGCGCCATCATGGTGATGCTGCGTGAGGAGTACGGCGTGTTCCTGTCCGGCGTCACCTACCCGGTGGTGCCGCGCGGCATCAACCTGTTCCGCATGATCCCGACCGCGCTGCACACCGACCAGGACGTGGCCGACACCCTGGCCGCGTTCGCCGAGATTCGCGACCGCCTGAAACTGGACCTGGCCAGTCTGAACAACCTCAGCCTGGCCTGA
- a CDS encoding cysteate synthase — protein MESMHYWLRCLACGEPCPEQRAGFRLQCDCAAPPRGLLRAEYGKRFAPVREDGVFRYRNWLPIRRGAPWRAVHRQPAPGPVAYRSRALARRLGLDRLVVLFSGYWPERGAGCETCSFKELEALAVTARLSDADRRPLVVASAGNTGRAFHTVCSRHAVPAVVVVPEAALPALWTTAPAAAETTLVAVTGDADYADAIRVAGMIAALPGFLAEGGAHNVARRDGMGTALLAGVECAGALPRHYVQAVGSGTGAIAAWEMAQRLVRDGRFGGEVPRMHLAQNRPFTIMADAWERRSRQLPPLDEAQAKRRIAAMRATVLSNRQPPYALAGGVYDALSASDGAMYRVSNRQAEHAGALFAAVEGCDIDPAAAVAVAALQQAVAGGAVGRDEMVFLNVTGGGFRRLHGEQRTRRLAPDLVVDHRTVTGADLARVLEAVRAPIREVA, from the coding sequence ATGGAGTCCATGCACTATTGGCTGCGCTGCCTGGCGTGCGGGGAACCGTGCCCCGAACAGCGAGCCGGCTTCCGTCTGCAGTGCGACTGCGCGGCGCCGCCGCGGGGCTTGCTGCGTGCCGAGTACGGTAAACGGTTCGCACCGGTCCGCGAAGATGGGGTATTCCGCTACCGCAACTGGCTGCCGATCCGGCGCGGAGCGCCGTGGCGCGCCGTGCACCGGCAGCCGGCGCCCGGCCCGGTGGCCTACCGCAGTCGCGCGCTGGCGCGCCGCCTCGGCCTCGACCGGTTGGTGGTGCTGTTCTCGGGTTACTGGCCGGAGCGCGGCGCCGGCTGCGAAACATGCAGCTTCAAGGAGCTGGAGGCGCTGGCGGTGACCGCGCGGTTGTCCGATGCGGATCGGCGGCCACTGGTGGTTGCTTCCGCCGGCAATACCGGCCGCGCATTCCACACCGTCTGCTCGCGCCATGCCGTACCCGCAGTGGTCGTGGTGCCCGAGGCCGCCCTGCCGGCGCTGTGGACCACCGCCCCGGCCGCTGCCGAGACCACGCTGGTAGCGGTTACCGGTGACGCCGACTACGCCGATGCGATACGGGTCGCCGGCATGATCGCCGCGTTGCCCGGCTTCCTGGCCGAGGGCGGTGCACACAACGTGGCGCGGCGCGACGGCATGGGAACCGCGCTGCTCGCCGGCGTCGAGTGCGCCGGCGCCCTGCCGCGCCACTACGTGCAGGCGGTCGGCAGCGGCACCGGCGCGATCGCGGCGTGGGAGATGGCGCAGCGCCTGGTGCGGGACGGCCGCTTCGGCGGCGAGGTACCGCGCATGCACCTGGCGCAGAATCGGCCCTTCACCATCATGGCGGACGCCTGGGAGCGGCGCAGCAGGCAACTGCCGCCGCTCGACGAGGCGCAGGCCAAGCGCCGCATCGCCGCCATGCGCGCCACGGTGCTGAGCAACCGGCAGCCGCCGTACGCGCTCGCCGGCGGCGTGTACGACGCCCTGTCCGCCAGCGACGGGGCGATGTACCGCGTCAGCAACCGGCAGGCGGAGCACGCCGGTGCCCTGTTCGCGGCCGTGGAGGGCTGCGACATCGATCCAGCGGCGGCGGTGGCCGTGGCGGCGCTGCAGCAGGCGGTGGCCGGCGGTGCGGTGGGGCGCGACGAGATGGTCTTTCTGAACGTGACCGGCGGCGGGTTCCGGCGCCTGCACGGCGAGCAGCGCACGCGCCGGCTGGCACCCGACCTCGTGGTCGATCACCGCACCGTCACCGGCGCCGACCTGGCGCGCGTGCTCGAAGCGGTGCGCGCCCCGATCCGGGAGGTAGCATGA
- a CDS encoding helix-turn-helix domain containing protein: MSAISQQLELERPARARRRAALLEIGERLFSAHGYREVSVEQITRDAGLATGSFYRYFPSKEAFYAHIVEVIERRAISEARRVVDRFESPMNQLKALYRFITLGLRRSPILLGVLTGDRRYVCPGASPAQRSEWVLERIGEMIDEILLAGNRLRTFRTARFHNVRSMLIALYTALLANFGSPGNDALIEDTLTLVERGLRRRLTLRKRAERVDRRRARARGRSPAPSAFGNEPQ, from the coding sequence ATGAGCGCCATCTCACAGCAATTGGAACTCGAACGGCCGGCCCGCGCGCGGCGCCGGGCCGCGCTCCTGGAAATCGGCGAGCGTCTGTTCTCGGCGCACGGTTACCGGGAAGTCAGCGTCGAGCAGATTACCCGCGACGCCGGTCTGGCGACCGGCAGCTTCTACCGCTACTTTCCCAGCAAGGAGGCCTTCTACGCGCACATCGTGGAGGTGATTGAGCGGCGCGCCATCAGCGAGGCAAGACGTGTGGTGGATCGCTTCGAGTCGCCCATGAATCAACTCAAGGCGCTGTACCGCTTCATCACGCTCGGACTGCGGCGCAGCCCGATCCTGCTCGGCGTCCTCACCGGAGACCGTCGCTACGTGTGCCCCGGCGCGAGCCCGGCGCAGCGTTCCGAGTGGGTGCTTGAGCGCATCGGCGAGATGATCGACGAGATTCTCCTCGCCGGCAACCGCCTGCGCACCTTCCGCACGGCGCGGTTTCACAACGTGCGCTCGATGCTGATCGCTCTCTACACCGCCCTGCTGGCCAACTTCGGCAGCCCCGGCAACGATGCCCTGATCGAAGACACCCTCACGCTGGTGGAACGCGGCCTGCGGCGCCGGCTGACGCTGCGCAAGCGCGCCGAGCGGGTGGACCGGCGCCGCGCCCGCGCCCGCGGGCGTTCGCCGGCGCCGTCCGCCTTCGGGAACGAACCGCAATGA
- the era gene encoding GTPase Era, which translates to MNGAEPARADLMRVSTIGVVGRPSTGKSSLINRICGHKVSIVSPVPQTTRSRVRGIATLPAGQLIFLDTPGLHVSDRKLNLVLKTVALSVADEVDLLLLLFDSTRPFGPEDDAVLASTRRFAGTRVAACNKVDLAGPRGAQEREARLRRAGIDDIRSVSARTGAGVPALVERLLELSPVGDLLYPDDMYTDQSPDFRVAEIVREHAFARVTAEVPHALYVDVIDLEQRTGALWIRATIWVERPSQVGIVVGRGGAGIAAIRRDATAELARIFGRRIHLDLRVKVRKKWRRNDALLQQLRLRG; encoded by the coding sequence ATGAACGGCGCCGAACCGGCCCGCGCGGACCTGATGCGCGTCAGCACGATCGGCGTTGTCGGTCGCCCGTCGACCGGCAAGTCGTCGCTCATCAACCGCATCTGCGGGCACAAGGTGTCTATCGTGTCGCCGGTGCCGCAGACCACCCGCAGCCGCGTGCGCGGCATCGCTACCCTGCCGGCCGGGCAGCTCATCTTCCTCGACACGCCCGGCCTGCACGTCAGCGACCGCAAGCTGAACCTGGTGCTGAAGACCGTGGCGCTGTCGGTCGCCGACGAAGTCGACCTGCTGTTGCTCCTGTTCGACTCCACCCGGCCGTTCGGCCCCGAAGATGACGCGGTGCTCGCCTCCACCCGCCGCTTCGCCGGCACCCGGGTGGCGGCGTGCAACAAGGTGGACCTTGCGGGCCCGCGCGGCGCCCAGGAGCGGGAAGCGCGCCTGCGCCGCGCCGGCATCGACGACATCCGCTCCGTGTCGGCACGCACCGGCGCCGGCGTGCCCGCCCTGGTGGAGCGCCTGCTGGAATTGAGCCCGGTCGGCGACCTGCTCTACCCGGACGACATGTACACCGACCAGTCGCCCGACTTCCGCGTTGCCGAGATCGTGCGCGAGCACGCCTTCGCCCGGGTGACGGCGGAGGTGCCGCACGCCCTGTACGTCGACGTGATCGACCTGGAACAGCGCACCGGCGCGCTGTGGATTCGCGCCACCATCTGGGTGGAACGGCCGAGCCAGGTGGGCATCGTCGTGGGCCGCGGCGGCGCCGGTATCGCTGCCATCCGCCGCGACGCCACGGCCGAACTCGCGCGCATCTTCGGGCGCCGCATCCACCTCGACCTGCGCGTCAAGGTGCGCAAGAAGTGGCGCCGCAACGACGCCCTCCTGCAACAGCTCCGCTTGCGCGGATAG